The proteins below are encoded in one region of Festucalex cinctus isolate MCC-2025b chromosome 2, RoL_Fcin_1.0, whole genome shotgun sequence:
- the LOC144013469 gene encoding peripheral plasma membrane protein CASK-like isoform X14, translated as MADDDVLFEDVYELCEVIGKGPFSVVRRCINRDTGQQFAVKIVDVASFTSSPGLSTEDLKREASICHMLKHAHIVELLETYSSDGMLYMVFEFMDGADLCFEIVKRADAGFVYSEAVASHYMRQILEALRYCHDNNVIHRDVKPHCVLLASKENSAPVKLGGFGVAIQLGESGLVAGGRVGTPHFMAPEVVKREPYGKPVDVWGCGVILFILLSGCLPFYGTKDRLFEAIIKGKYKMNPRQWAHISESAKDLVRRMLMLDPAERITVYEALNHPWLKERDRYAYKIHLPETVEQLRKFNARRKLKGAVLAAVSSHKFNSYYGDPPEELHDFSDDPTSSGLLAAETGAVSQVLDSLEEIHALTDCSEKDMDFLHSVFQDQHLHTLLDLYDKINTRSSPQIRNPPSDGVQRAKEVLETVSCYPDNTEAKELRRILTQPHFMALLQTHDVVAHEVYSDEALRVTPPPTSPYLNGDSPDSTNGDMDLENVTRVRLVQFQKNTDEAMGITLKMNELNHCIVARIMHGGMIHRQGTLHVGDEIREINSISVANQTVEQLQKMLREMRGSITFKIVPSYRSQSKSCEVQNQNLKESPDLSQHSAANGHASVTSSILDLPATIQPKARQIYVRAQFEYDPTKDDLIPCKEAGICFRVGDIIQIISKDDHNWWQGKLENTKNGTAGLIPSPELQEWRVACIAMEKTKQEQQASCTWFGKKKKQYKDKYLAKHNADLVTYEEVVKLPSFKRKTLVLLGAHGVGRRHIKNTLITKHPDRFAYPIPHTTRPAKKDEENGKNYYFVSHEQMMQDISNNDYLEYGSHEDAMYGTRLETIRQIHAQGMISILDVEPQALKILRTAEFAPYVVFIAAPTITPGLTEDDSLQRLQKESEMLQQTYAHYFDQTIINNEIDDTLRLLEEAVELACNTPQWVPVSWVY; from the exons ATGGCGGACGACGACGTGCTTTTCGAAGATGTCTACGAGTTGTGTGAGGTGATTGGCAA GGGTCCTTTCAGCGTGGTGCGCCGCTGCATCAACAGGGACACGGGCCAGCAGTTTGCTGTGAAGATCGTCGATGTGGCCAGCTTCACCTCCAGCCCCGGCCTCAGCACTGAAG ATCTGAAGCGAGAGGCCAGCATCTGCCACATGCTGAAACATGCGCACATCGTGGAACTGCTGGAGACGTACAGCTCTGATGGCATGCTCTACATGGTGTTTGAATT TATGGATGGAGCTGACCTCTGTTTTGAAATTGTCAAGAGAGCAGATGCTGGGTTTGTGTACAGTGAGGCTGTGGCCAG CCACTACATGAGGCAAATTTTGGAGGCACTTCGCTACTGCCATGACAACAATGTCATACACCGTGATGTCAAG ccccactgTGTGTTACTGGCCTCGAAGGAGAATTCTGCCCCAGTCAAACTGGGAGGCTTTGGAGTGGCGATACAACTGGGGGAGTCGGGCCTGGTAGCTGGAG GTCGTGTTGGGACTCCCCATTTCATGGCTCCGGAGGTTGTCAAGAGAGAGCCGTACGGCAAGCCGGTGGATGTGTGGGGATGCGGGGTGATCCTTTTCATCCTCCTGTCTGGCTGCCTGCCTTTCTATGGCACAAAGGATCGCCTTTTTGAGGCTATCATCAAGGGAAAATACAAG ATGAACCCACGCCAATGGGCCCACATCTCCGAGAGTGCCAAAGACCTAGTGAGACGCATGCTAATGCTGGACCCCGCTGAAAGGATCACCGTTTACGAGGCTCTCAACCACCCCTGGCTGAAG GAGAGGGACAGGTACGCCTACAAGATCCACCTTCCCGAAACGGTGGAACAGCTGAGGAAGTTCAACGCTAGGAGGAAGCTGAAG GGTGCAGTGCTGGCTGCTGTGTCAAGCCACAAATTTAATTCCTACTACGGTGACCCTCCTGAGGAGCTTCATGACTTTTCAGATGACCCAACCTCCTCAG GACTACTAGCTGCAGAAA CAGGGGCAGTGTCACAGGTTTTGGACAGTCTAGAGGAGATTCATGCTTTGACAGACTGTAGCGAGAAAGATATGGATTTTCTCCACAGTGTCTTCCAGGATCAACATCTCCACACCCTGTTAGAT ttATATGACAAAATCAACACCAGGTCGTCTCCACAAATTCGAAATCCTCCCAGTGATGGAGTGCAGAGAGCCAAAGAG GTACTGGAAACCGTCTCCTGTTATCCAGATAACACGGAGGCCAAGGAGCTCAGAAGGATCCTCACACAACCACACTTCATG GCTCTGCTGCAGACCCATGATGTGGTAGCCCATGAGGTCTACAGTGACGAGGCGCTTAGAGTGACTCCCCCGCCCACATCCCCTTACCTGAACGGAGACTCGCCAGACAGCACCAACGGAGACATGGACCTGGAGAACGTTACCAGAGTCCGCCTGGTGCAGTTCCAGAAGAACACAGATGAAGCTATG GGCATTACGTTGAAAATGAACGAGCTCAACCATTGCATCGTGGCTCGAATCATGCATGGTGGAATGATTCATCGGCAAG GGACCCTTCATGTGGGAGATGAAATCCGAGAGATCAACAGCATCAGTGTTGCCAATCAAACGGTGGAACAGCTCCAAAAAATGCTT AGGGAAATGAGGGGAAGCATCACGTTCAAGATAGTGCCCAGTTACCGGTCCCAGTCCAAGTCTTGTGAGGTACAGAACCAAAACCTG AAGGAGTCACCAGATTTGTCTCAACATTCGGCTGCTAATGGTCATGCAAGTGTCACCAGCTCCATACTG GATCTGCCAGCAACAATTCAGCCCAAAGCTCGTCAG ATCTACGTTCGTGCTCAATTCGAATATGACCCGACAAAAGATGACCTCATACCTTGTAAGGAAGCCGGCATTTGCTTCCGGGTGGGTGACATCATTCAGATTATCTCCAAGGATGACCACAATTGGTGGCAGGGAAAGCTAGAGAACACCAAGAACGGCACAGCGGGCCTCATCCCTTCCCCAGAGCTGCAGGAGTG GCGTGTGGCATGCATAGCCATGGAGAAAACTAAACAGGAACAGCAAGCCAGCTGCACGTGGTTCGGCAAAAAGAAGAAACAGTACAAAGACAAGTACTTGGCCAAGCACAATGCAG ATCTGGTGACATATGAGGAAGTGGTCAAGTTGCCTTCTTTCAAGAGGAAAACACTAGTTTTGCTTG GTGCACACGGAGTTGGCAGGAGGCACATCAAGAACACGCTCATCACGAAACATCCGGACCGTTTTGCCTACCCAATCCCTC ACACGACTCGGCCCGCAAAGAAGGATGAGGAAAATGGAAAGAACTATTACTTTGTATCTCACGAGCAGATGATGCAGGACATCAGCAACAATGACTACCTGGAGTACGGCAGCCATGAAGACGCCATGTACGGAACCAGGCTGGAGACGATTCGGCAGATCCACGCTCAGGGCATGATCTCCATTCTGGATGTTGAGCCGCAG GCACTGAAGATTCTCAGAACAGCCGAATTTGCTCCCTATGTCGTCTTCATTGCAGCTCCCACCATCACGCCAGGCCTGACGGAG GACGACTCCCTGCAGCGCCTCCAGAAAGAGTCGGAGATGCTGCAGCAGACGTACGCTCACTACTTCGACCAGACCATCATCAACAACGAGATCGACGACACGCTGCGCCTGCTGGAGGAGGCGGTGGAGCTGGCGTGCAACACCCCCCAGTGGGTCCCCGTGTCTTGGGTGTACTGA
- the LOC144013469 gene encoding peripheral plasma membrane protein CASK-like isoform X11 yields the protein MADDDVLFEDVYELCEVIGKGPFSVVRRCINRDTGQQFAVKIVDVASFTSSPGLSTEDLKREASICHMLKHAHIVELLETYSSDGMLYMVFEFMDGADLCFEIVKRADAGFVYSEAVASHYMRQILEALRYCHDNNVIHRDVKPHCVLLASKENSAPVKLGGFGVAIQLGESGLVAGGRVGTPHFMAPEVVKREPYGKPVDVWGCGVILFILLSGCLPFYGTKDRLFEAIIKGKYKMNPRQWAHISESAKDLVRRMLMLDPAERITVYEALNHPWLKERDRYAYKIHLPETVEQLRKFNARRKLKGAVLAAVSSHKFNSYYGDPPEELHDFSDDPTSSGLLAAERAVSQVLDSLEEIHALTDCSEKDMDFLHSVFQDQHLHTLLDLYDKINTRSSPQIRNPPSDGVQRAKEVLETVSCYPDNTEAKELRRILTQPHFMALLQTHDVVAHEVYSDEALRVTPPPTSPYLNGDSPDSTNGDMDLENVTRVRLVQFQKNTDEAMGITLKMNELNHCIVARIMHGGMIHRQGTLHVGDEIREINSISVANQTVEQLQKMLREMRGSITFKIVPSYRSQSKSCEKESPDLSQHSAANGHASVTSSILDLPATIQPKARQISRPAIQDKLSIKIYVRAQFEYDPTKDDLIPCKEAGICFRVGDIIQIISKDDHNWWQGKLENTKNGTAGLIPSPELQEWRVACIAMEKTKQEQQASCTWFGKKKKQYKDKYLAKHNAVFDQLDLVTYEEVVKLPSFKRKTLVLLGAHGVGRRHIKNTLITKHPDRFAYPIPHTTRPAKKDEENGKNYYFVSHEQMMQDISNNDYLEYGSHEDAMYGTRLETIRQIHAQGMISILDVEPQALKILRTAEFAPYVVFIAAPTITPGLTEDDSLQRLQKESEMLQQTYAHYFDQTIINNEIDDTLRLLEEAVELACNTPQWVPVSWVY from the exons ATGGCGGACGACGACGTGCTTTTCGAAGATGTCTACGAGTTGTGTGAGGTGATTGGCAA GGGTCCTTTCAGCGTGGTGCGCCGCTGCATCAACAGGGACACGGGCCAGCAGTTTGCTGTGAAGATCGTCGATGTGGCCAGCTTCACCTCCAGCCCCGGCCTCAGCACTGAAG ATCTGAAGCGAGAGGCCAGCATCTGCCACATGCTGAAACATGCGCACATCGTGGAACTGCTGGAGACGTACAGCTCTGATGGCATGCTCTACATGGTGTTTGAATT TATGGATGGAGCTGACCTCTGTTTTGAAATTGTCAAGAGAGCAGATGCTGGGTTTGTGTACAGTGAGGCTGTGGCCAG CCACTACATGAGGCAAATTTTGGAGGCACTTCGCTACTGCCATGACAACAATGTCATACACCGTGATGTCAAG ccccactgTGTGTTACTGGCCTCGAAGGAGAATTCTGCCCCAGTCAAACTGGGAGGCTTTGGAGTGGCGATACAACTGGGGGAGTCGGGCCTGGTAGCTGGAG GTCGTGTTGGGACTCCCCATTTCATGGCTCCGGAGGTTGTCAAGAGAGAGCCGTACGGCAAGCCGGTGGATGTGTGGGGATGCGGGGTGATCCTTTTCATCCTCCTGTCTGGCTGCCTGCCTTTCTATGGCACAAAGGATCGCCTTTTTGAGGCTATCATCAAGGGAAAATACAAG ATGAACCCACGCCAATGGGCCCACATCTCCGAGAGTGCCAAAGACCTAGTGAGACGCATGCTAATGCTGGACCCCGCTGAAAGGATCACCGTTTACGAGGCTCTCAACCACCCCTGGCTGAAG GAGAGGGACAGGTACGCCTACAAGATCCACCTTCCCGAAACGGTGGAACAGCTGAGGAAGTTCAACGCTAGGAGGAAGCTGAAG GGTGCAGTGCTGGCTGCTGTGTCAAGCCACAAATTTAATTCCTACTACGGTGACCCTCCTGAGGAGCTTCATGACTTTTCAGATGACCCAACCTCCTCAG GACTACTAGCTGCAGAAA GGGCAGTGTCACAGGTTTTGGACAGTCTAGAGGAGATTCATGCTTTGACAGACTGTAGCGAGAAAGATATGGATTTTCTCCACAGTGTCTTCCAGGATCAACATCTCCACACCCTGTTAGAT ttATATGACAAAATCAACACCAGGTCGTCTCCACAAATTCGAAATCCTCCCAGTGATGGAGTGCAGAGAGCCAAAGAG GTACTGGAAACCGTCTCCTGTTATCCAGATAACACGGAGGCCAAGGAGCTCAGAAGGATCCTCACACAACCACACTTCATG GCTCTGCTGCAGACCCATGATGTGGTAGCCCATGAGGTCTACAGTGACGAGGCGCTTAGAGTGACTCCCCCGCCCACATCCCCTTACCTGAACGGAGACTCGCCAGACAGCACCAACGGAGACATGGACCTGGAGAACGTTACCAGAGTCCGCCTGGTGCAGTTCCAGAAGAACACAGATGAAGCTATG GGCATTACGTTGAAAATGAACGAGCTCAACCATTGCATCGTGGCTCGAATCATGCATGGTGGAATGATTCATCGGCAAG GGACCCTTCATGTGGGAGATGAAATCCGAGAGATCAACAGCATCAGTGTTGCCAATCAAACGGTGGAACAGCTCCAAAAAATGCTT AGGGAAATGAGGGGAAGCATCACGTTCAAGATAGTGCCCAGTTACCGGTCCCAGTCCAAGTCTTGTGAG AAGGAGTCACCAGATTTGTCTCAACATTCGGCTGCTAATGGTCATGCAAGTGTCACCAGCTCCATACTG GATCTGCCAGCAACAATTCAGCCCAAAGCTCGTCAG ATCTCCAGACCTGCTATCCAGGACAAATTGTCCATTAAG ATCTACGTTCGTGCTCAATTCGAATATGACCCGACAAAAGATGACCTCATACCTTGTAAGGAAGCCGGCATTTGCTTCCGGGTGGGTGACATCATTCAGATTATCTCCAAGGATGACCACAATTGGTGGCAGGGAAAGCTAGAGAACACCAAGAACGGCACAGCGGGCCTCATCCCTTCCCCAGAGCTGCAGGAGTG GCGTGTGGCATGCATAGCCATGGAGAAAACTAAACAGGAACAGCAAGCCAGCTGCACGTGGTTCGGCAAAAAGAAGAAACAGTACAAAGACAAGTACTTGGCCAAGCACAATGCAG TGTTTGATCAACTAGATCTGGTGACATATGAGGAAGTGGTCAAGTTGCCTTCTTTCAAGAGGAAAACACTAGTTTTGCTTG GTGCACACGGAGTTGGCAGGAGGCACATCAAGAACACGCTCATCACGAAACATCCGGACCGTTTTGCCTACCCAATCCCTC ACACGACTCGGCCCGCAAAGAAGGATGAGGAAAATGGAAAGAACTATTACTTTGTATCTCACGAGCAGATGATGCAGGACATCAGCAACAATGACTACCTGGAGTACGGCAGCCATGAAGACGCCATGTACGGAACCAGGCTGGAGACGATTCGGCAGATCCACGCTCAGGGCATGATCTCCATTCTGGATGTTGAGCCGCAG GCACTGAAGATTCTCAGAACAGCCGAATTTGCTCCCTATGTCGTCTTCATTGCAGCTCCCACCATCACGCCAGGCCTGACGGAG GACGACTCCCTGCAGCGCCTCCAGAAAGAGTCGGAGATGCTGCAGCAGACGTACGCTCACTACTTCGACCAGACCATCATCAACAACGAGATCGACGACACGCTGCGCCTGCTGGAGGAGGCGGTGGAGCTGGCGTGCAACACCCCCCAGTGGGTCCCCGTGTCTTGGGTGTACTGA
- the LOC144013469 gene encoding peripheral plasma membrane protein CASK-like isoform X1, with the protein MADDDVLFEDVYELCEVIGKGPFSVVRRCINRDTGQQFAVKIVDVASFTSSPGLSTEDLKREASICHMLKHAHIVELLETYSSDGMLYMVFEFMDGADLCFEIVKRADAGFVYSEAVASHYMRQILEALRYCHDNNVIHRDVKPHCVLLASKENSAPVKLGGFGVAIQLGESGLVAGGRVGTPHFMAPEVVKREPYGKPVDVWGCGVILFILLSGCLPFYGTKDRLFEAIIKGKYKMNPRQWAHISESAKDLVRRMLMLDPAERITVYEALNHPWLKERDRYAYKIHLPETVEQLRKFNARRKLKGAVLAAVSSHKFNSYYGDPPEELHDFSDDPTSSGLLAAETGAVSQVLDSLEEIHALTDCSEKDMDFLHSVFQDQHLHTLLDLYDKINTRSSPQIRNPPSDGVQRAKEVLETVSCYPDNTEAKELRRILTQPHFMALLQTHDVVAHEVYSDEALRVTPPPTSPYLNGDSPDSTNGDMDLENVTRVRLVQFQKNTDEAMGITLKMNELNHCIVARIMHGGMIHRQGTLHVGDEIREINSISVANQTVEQLQKMLREMRGSITFKIVPSYRSQSKSCEVQNQNLKESPDLSQHSAANGHASVTSSILDLPATIQPKARQISRPAIQDKLSIKIYVRAQFEYDPTKDDLIPCKEAGICFRVGDIIQIISKDDHNWWQGKLENTKNGTAGLIPSPELQEWRVACIAMEKTKQEQQASCTWFGKKKKQYKDKYLAKHNAVFDQLDLVTYEEVVKLPSFKRKTLVLLGAHGVGRRHIKNTLITKHPDRFAYPIPHTTRPAKKDEENGKNYYFVSHEQMMQDISNNDYLEYGSHEDAMYGTRLETIRQIHAQGMISILDVEPQALKILRTAEFAPYVVFIAAPTITPGLTEVPKWCRKLPDDSLQRLQKESEMLQQTYAHYFDQTIINNEIDDTLRLLEEAVELACNTPQWVPVSWVY; encoded by the exons ATGGCGGACGACGACGTGCTTTTCGAAGATGTCTACGAGTTGTGTGAGGTGATTGGCAA GGGTCCTTTCAGCGTGGTGCGCCGCTGCATCAACAGGGACACGGGCCAGCAGTTTGCTGTGAAGATCGTCGATGTGGCCAGCTTCACCTCCAGCCCCGGCCTCAGCACTGAAG ATCTGAAGCGAGAGGCCAGCATCTGCCACATGCTGAAACATGCGCACATCGTGGAACTGCTGGAGACGTACAGCTCTGATGGCATGCTCTACATGGTGTTTGAATT TATGGATGGAGCTGACCTCTGTTTTGAAATTGTCAAGAGAGCAGATGCTGGGTTTGTGTACAGTGAGGCTGTGGCCAG CCACTACATGAGGCAAATTTTGGAGGCACTTCGCTACTGCCATGACAACAATGTCATACACCGTGATGTCAAG ccccactgTGTGTTACTGGCCTCGAAGGAGAATTCTGCCCCAGTCAAACTGGGAGGCTTTGGAGTGGCGATACAACTGGGGGAGTCGGGCCTGGTAGCTGGAG GTCGTGTTGGGACTCCCCATTTCATGGCTCCGGAGGTTGTCAAGAGAGAGCCGTACGGCAAGCCGGTGGATGTGTGGGGATGCGGGGTGATCCTTTTCATCCTCCTGTCTGGCTGCCTGCCTTTCTATGGCACAAAGGATCGCCTTTTTGAGGCTATCATCAAGGGAAAATACAAG ATGAACCCACGCCAATGGGCCCACATCTCCGAGAGTGCCAAAGACCTAGTGAGACGCATGCTAATGCTGGACCCCGCTGAAAGGATCACCGTTTACGAGGCTCTCAACCACCCCTGGCTGAAG GAGAGGGACAGGTACGCCTACAAGATCCACCTTCCCGAAACGGTGGAACAGCTGAGGAAGTTCAACGCTAGGAGGAAGCTGAAG GGTGCAGTGCTGGCTGCTGTGTCAAGCCACAAATTTAATTCCTACTACGGTGACCCTCCTGAGGAGCTTCATGACTTTTCAGATGACCCAACCTCCTCAG GACTACTAGCTGCAGAAA CAGGGGCAGTGTCACAGGTTTTGGACAGTCTAGAGGAGATTCATGCTTTGACAGACTGTAGCGAGAAAGATATGGATTTTCTCCACAGTGTCTTCCAGGATCAACATCTCCACACCCTGTTAGAT ttATATGACAAAATCAACACCAGGTCGTCTCCACAAATTCGAAATCCTCCCAGTGATGGAGTGCAGAGAGCCAAAGAG GTACTGGAAACCGTCTCCTGTTATCCAGATAACACGGAGGCCAAGGAGCTCAGAAGGATCCTCACACAACCACACTTCATG GCTCTGCTGCAGACCCATGATGTGGTAGCCCATGAGGTCTACAGTGACGAGGCGCTTAGAGTGACTCCCCCGCCCACATCCCCTTACCTGAACGGAGACTCGCCAGACAGCACCAACGGAGACATGGACCTGGAGAACGTTACCAGAGTCCGCCTGGTGCAGTTCCAGAAGAACACAGATGAAGCTATG GGCATTACGTTGAAAATGAACGAGCTCAACCATTGCATCGTGGCTCGAATCATGCATGGTGGAATGATTCATCGGCAAG GGACCCTTCATGTGGGAGATGAAATCCGAGAGATCAACAGCATCAGTGTTGCCAATCAAACGGTGGAACAGCTCCAAAAAATGCTT AGGGAAATGAGGGGAAGCATCACGTTCAAGATAGTGCCCAGTTACCGGTCCCAGTCCAAGTCTTGTGAGGTACAGAACCAAAACCTG AAGGAGTCACCAGATTTGTCTCAACATTCGGCTGCTAATGGTCATGCAAGTGTCACCAGCTCCATACTG GATCTGCCAGCAACAATTCAGCCCAAAGCTCGTCAG ATCTCCAGACCTGCTATCCAGGACAAATTGTCCATTAAG ATCTACGTTCGTGCTCAATTCGAATATGACCCGACAAAAGATGACCTCATACCTTGTAAGGAAGCCGGCATTTGCTTCCGGGTGGGTGACATCATTCAGATTATCTCCAAGGATGACCACAATTGGTGGCAGGGAAAGCTAGAGAACACCAAGAACGGCACAGCGGGCCTCATCCCTTCCCCAGAGCTGCAGGAGTG GCGTGTGGCATGCATAGCCATGGAGAAAACTAAACAGGAACAGCAAGCCAGCTGCACGTGGTTCGGCAAAAAGAAGAAACAGTACAAAGACAAGTACTTGGCCAAGCACAATGCAG TGTTTGATCAACTAGATCTGGTGACATATGAGGAAGTGGTCAAGTTGCCTTCTTTCAAGAGGAAAACACTAGTTTTGCTTG GTGCACACGGAGTTGGCAGGAGGCACATCAAGAACACGCTCATCACGAAACATCCGGACCGTTTTGCCTACCCAATCCCTC ACACGACTCGGCCCGCAAAGAAGGATGAGGAAAATGGAAAGAACTATTACTTTGTATCTCACGAGCAGATGATGCAGGACATCAGCAACAATGACTACCTGGAGTACGGCAGCCATGAAGACGCCATGTACGGAACCAGGCTGGAGACGATTCGGCAGATCCACGCTCAGGGCATGATCTCCATTCTGGATGTTGAGCCGCAG GCACTGAAGATTCTCAGAACAGCCGAATTTGCTCCCTATGTCGTCTTCATTGCAGCTCCCACCATCACGCCAGGCCTGACGGAG GTTCCCAAGTGGTGTCGCAAACTGCCT GACGACTCCCTGCAGCGCCTCCAGAAAGAGTCGGAGATGCTGCAGCAGACGTACGCTCACTACTTCGACCAGACCATCATCAACAACGAGATCGACGACACGCTGCGCCTGCTGGAGGAGGCGGTGGAGCTGGCGTGCAACACCCCCCAGTGGGTCCCCGTGTCTTGGGTGTACTGA